The window CCACAAATACAATCCCCACTACTCTTAATCCTATGCTCTTCTTCTAAACAACCTTGGAGCAGGTTTCTTTCTAGACTTGACCACATGTTTTTTTTGCTTTCCATTTTCCTCAAGTGATTCAACTTCTGTTTTAACAGCTAATGATTCATCTTTCccatcattctcctcaataaCACCATTTTTCTCACTTGAGTTCATATCACATGATATCACTTCACTCTCAGATTTATTTTGTGGTTTGGATATTTCATGGTTTGATACCTTACTTGCCTTCACTTTCTTTGAGTTTTGCTTTGAATGAGGCTTTAACTTATTTTGATCTTCAGATGCATTTGTTGCCTTGGCAGAACCTTCTTCCTCTGCAACATCTACTTGTGTTTCACTTGATAATGGTGATGGTGCTCTAAAAATGTTAAGCTGCAAAAGAAtcaatttttcttattaaattgACAAAAATATATACCATAATGTTAGTTGTAACTGAaagctttttccaaatataAGTTTGATTGGAGTATTTTCCAATTATTAGGTTATTGACTGCAAAAACTAACAAATTTGGGAGAAGTTGTAAATTACACAGCTGTTTTAGGGAAATGACTAACAAATAAAAACAGAATTAACAATTAGCACCATAATAACAATTACTAACACTGTTAGAAAACTAGGCCTAAACGCTTGAAATCCAGAATCTACCTCGATTTTCTCAGATTAGTCTCTCGGAGCGTTTTCTTGGCACCTAGGCAATTTTTAGCTACCTGGACTCCGCTTAGTCCGCCTCGACGCCGCCTAGGTGCTGCCAAAGCGATAATGAACAAACACATTTATTGTGAATATGTTTTTTGCTTTAATATAATTCagttttgagttgtttcaaagACATTGTTGTTGAAATGCCGTTGTTTGCgaatttttaaagatatatgttgcAAATACaagtgtttttctatattaaataattttctattattatttttagatagtataatatatattttaattgaagttatGTAACAATTTGTTggttaacaaataaaaaatagaaaaatacaaatccgattaatccccgGTTAATCTTTGAGGGTCCTGTCTGTCCGACTAACGCTAAGTGTTGATGACTTTAGCTGGTTGGATGAGGAAAGTGTAATCCTGGAAAGGGGGTAGAGTTAGGGGTCAGGTTTCTTTTTAAGGAGGGAGATATGAAACACCGGGTGAATTGTACAAGTGGCAAGAAGCTGTAACTTGTAAGCAACTTTCCTATCCCTTCCAAAATATGGAAGGGTCCATAGTAATTGGCAGAAAGTTTGAGTGAGCTTCTCTGTGAGTCCTTTTTGTCTGCTATCTGCTTCATGTGATTCTGAGCAGAGGAAAGACATTTATTAATGAAGGAGCTCATGCACTGCCAAGTCAACAGGATGTCCTCAGTTGTGGTAACTTCAGGCACGGCTGGCAAAGTCGGAACCGAGCAATACAAGGCTTGCAAAGGACACATCTTAAAATTGCACCGTGGTAGCTGGAGTTGTTCCCACTTCTTTAGGGGGCAAGAAACACATGATACGAAGATAGTTTTCTAGGCATTGATTGAATCTCTCAGATTTTCCATCAATATGAGGGTGATATGCACTGCTATATAGTAGCTGTGTGCCtaggagtttcattaattctttcCAAATATGCCTATGAAAATTCTGCCGAGCTATGTGATACAACTATCCTAGGCATAGCATGTAACTTAAAGATGTCCGAGGAATACCTTTACAACAGTGGAGGCACCGAAAGGATGAGATAAGGGAATGAAGGGCGCTGCTCATAGTTTTTAAAGGCGAAAGGCGATAAGGTATACCTAGAAGCCATTGTTTGTAGGAATAGGGCGAGTGGGAAGGTGTTTGAATTGAATGTTGTGGAATAAGTTGAGTAGCCAAATCATCACCCACCTATGTGGCCTGGATCTCTTCTAGCCAAGTAGATATAGCCATAGTGATTGTCAGTGATCGAGAAGTAGGACCAAGTGCATCCTAATACTATCTAGGCAAGGCATCAACCACCTTGTTTTTGTTGGGCTTTGGAGACTTATAGATCTACTTctcaatttatatttatacttctTAAGGAGTATAAATATAGTCTCTTTCTTTGTAATCCGCATCTCTAAAATTATAGTaaaatatcctggcttggtagtgaGTGGCGAACTAGGTAAgcaattcttgtgtgtttgtttgtgtttcgtttatcgtaattgcATTAGTTCATAACAGTTCTCTacctttttttgttttgtattgAATAATGTAGTCCAGCCACAGTAACTTAGAAAATGCCCTTGTGCTACAAATAAGAGTCGGGATTCTGCTCAAATAGATGTTTGATACTTTCATGATCTGCCTTAATGATGAAGGGAGCATTCTCAAGGTAGTGTCTCCAAGCGGTGCATGCATAGATGATTGCTAGCAGCTCCGTTTCATAGGCAAATAGTCTTTGGTTCTTGGGACTAGGAGTCTTGGAGAGAAAACATAGTGGCATATGGTTCTGCATTAGGACAACTCCCATGCATGTGCCACTGGCATCACATTCAAGTATTCTTAAGTAATCAGTTGCTTAAGTTGGCAAAATGCTTCAGATGCACTACGAGTCTAATTGAACTGGTACTTTAGAAGATGAGTTAGGAGCTTGCGAATACTTTCATAATTCCTAAGGAACCTTCTATAATAACTTATTAGACCTAGAAACCCTCTAAGGCTCTTAATAGAGTTGGGAGGTGGCCAATAAACCGCAGCAGCAACCTTAGCAGGGTCTGTTACTACTCCATCCTTAGACAGGATATGGCTTACATAAGCAATTTGGTGGACTCCAAACTCACCAGTTGGAAGCCTTGGCCGACAGTTATTAAATTATTGTGTAAGCAGCTTAAACACCAATTGAGACTCCACTGAGGGACTGTAGATAAGTATGTCATCAAAGAAAACTAGGACAATTTTCTTACATAGGGCCGGAATATTGAGTTCATGAGTGACTGAAAAGTTGTTAGGGCATTAGTGAGCCTAAACGGCATCACTAGAAACTCATAATGCCCTGAATGTGTTCTGAAGGCAGTCTTGCCCATGTCTTTCTCCTTCATCCTTATCTGATGTACTCTGCCCTTAGATCAAGCTTAGAGAAAATCCCTACCCCCTTTAAGTTCATTTATGAGCTCTTGTATCACTAGTATTGGGAACTTGTCCTGAATCGTTGCCTTGTTAAAAGTTCTCTGCAGTCTTGATGGGTTCATAATTGATCCTAATAACCATATTTTATTTCACTAAAAATGGGCTTAATGAGCTGTTATTTGTTAGTAATTTCGGACTAAAGGGCCTTTGTTGCAGATTTTGTGAAGACAAGTAGAAACAGTTGTCACGCAGCCTGTTTTGTAGGAAAAAGCAAAGGAGACTCTATGGACTAAAAGGCAATAGTGTAAAGTGATGGAGGACAGCAAGGAAAGGAGGCGGGATCAGGGAGAGTCAGCGGCAAAAGAAGATTTGGGGCCTTGAAGTGTTCAAGTGGCCATAATCAATAttagtttataaaaatatatgtacTACTTGTGTTTTGAACAATCTGCTTTTATGtactttttagtatattttatctCTTCTCTCCTAATTAAATAGAGAACTGATTAGAGGAGAGAGGGGGACTTGACTTTGGATAATTTTGGAAGATCTGAACTTCATCTTCTACAGGAACTCTCTTTAATTCCCGACCTAACTCCATTGATGGGGAGTTATTGCACTTATGGTGGTTACTCACTCATAATTATGAGCGAGTAGTCAACCAAATGAGCTGAGCCAGCTCAGAACTGGTGTTGTAAGTTCTCTTTatctatttatgaatgaatttAGGTTATTTAATGGTGTGTTTACTGATGTTCCTCATGCTTGAGTTTTATAACTCTTATATCAGTGTTTATAAATGATGGGAGACTGCTTTTATACTCATTTATCTATCattaaacatataaaattagAAATGGAAACATAATGGTTTTATATCAAGGGTTTTCATGTTATGGAATGCTACTTCATgtttaatgcaagaaagaaacacATTTAGGAACGCTTAAATGtttagtaagtcttagaatctcaagaacacacgagagttgacttgaGTGAGTCTAAAGTAGATACCTTGACCCACATCATATTACATTCATGGATAAATAGAGATAAGTTAActggaaacattctgttcatgcTAGGCTTAGTTTGTTCCCTTTCTTTTTATTGCGATAAATCTCAGTTCTGTGCattctatctctatagatctgcCGCTCTTACCTCGTTTTAATTAAATTGTATGAAACTAATCCTCAATTAAAGAAAGAAGTTACTGTCACGCTGAACACCCTGTTTCATAATGTTTTTCATTTAAAATTCTTCATCAATCTTTGTGAAGAATGATActctacttatcattttattacttgtacctagtacacttgctagagtcaccTTTTAGGACAACAAGTCTACACAGAACTGAACCTATGCTCAACAAGTCTACACAGAACTGAACCTATGCTCAGTCCACACTATACAAACTTCATGCTTGAAACCATAGTAatgaccaaaaaaataaaagggggAAATTATGTTTAAAAGCGTACCTTAAATTTGTCTGAGTCCACCAATTCAAACACAACAGCGTCACCATCATCTATTTTATGGTCCAATGCAAATCCCCTCCAACCTCCACTAAGCCCATTCTTGTTGCCAAGGTATCTGGCATCATATGTTGAAccattttcatcctcaagtaTCATATCCAAATCTTTTTTTGGCAGATGATCCTTGCAAAACTCAGCAGGAAGCCCCTTAATTTCAAGTCAAACAAAAAATAAGATTATCTTGCCCAAGTACTAGAATTTTAGGATAAAGTATCAAAATGCTTCAAGGTTCTTGAGCAGTACCAATTTAACCCTAatttacaaaatagcaccattTTAGGTCAACGTTTATGAAATATTACCAATTTAGCCCTAGATAAGAGCACTTCATGCCTCTAATGTTTGTGAAAGATACAAATTTAGCCCAAAATTCCATTATCAGGACTAAATTGATACCAGTTGACAAATGTTGACATAAAATGGTGTCATTTGGTACGTTAGAACGAAATTAGCACTTCCTACAAAACCTTATTAcaattttagtaccttatccctataatTTCCATCATCTAAATAATGCTATAATAAGCAGAACTTCCCTATCCTTCTTTTGACTTACCAACCAGAAACCTTTATAAACATGGGACCGAAGCATTGATTTGACAAAAGATGGCTTCCCAGATTGTAGATTGATTTGGAATTCCTCTGCAGCTTTAAGAGCTTGAATTCTATCTTCATAAGCAGCAACTTTAAATTCATCCAATTGTCTTTCAGCATATCTGAAAATTCGAAAGAATTACTCAGACAATCTGTATTCCAGCATACAAATTAATGAAAACAACTCTTCTCCACCTCCCACATGATGATGAGCTAAACCGTGTCTTCTTCCGCACAGGCGGAAGATCGATATCAACCTAGAATAAGAAACAAGTGAAAATAATCACTTGATAATAAGAAAGAACATATGAAGTTAATCACCCAAATTATAGTCATTGATACGTACATCATCTCTGTATGAGATTGCAGCCCGTGCGCGAGCAGAGCGTCTTGGTTCAACAACCTCTTTTGATTTTAACAGGCGTTGCTAGATAATGTAAAAACAGATCACAAAACAATAATAAGTTCTACGATGAATTTCCATAAACATATTCATAATATACACGTTATACCTTGAATGATATTAGTATTACAAACTAATAGAACTTTGATGCTTACAATAAATTTGATTTACATAACAACATCTACAAAACCTTAGTCCCAAAATGATTCGGATCGGATAACACTACTAAAAAATTAatgtattaaaataaaattttaaaggaTATAATTCACTATTGAATATATTCCAATAAGGAAGCCAAATGAATTGCACATGTGTTAAATATCTCATATTGCTCAACAATAGAGCTAAATAACTCTTTATATATTAGCGAGGCAATTCTAATTTTTTGAGGTAATTTTAGGATGGGTTAGAttttttatttacatggttgCTTTTGATGCAAGTGGGGCGGGGATTCTCCGTCCCCGTCGGTGACCCGTCCCGATGGGAACGGGGAATCACCGATAAGAATCCCCatgggacggggatggggataATTTTATCCCCCGTGACAAGGGATGGGGCGGGGATGGGGAATGGTATCCCCGCCCCGTGGGGATCCCCGACCCCGCCCTGCTAATCCCCAACGGATCATCAATTATTCcccattataattaaaattatactttaaatattgtaatttataacatttaccttaaattaaatagacttattttcaaataaaaaattaaatgggaTAAATAAAACATTAGCCAGTGACTAAATGGATATTTTTTCTaacctaaactaaactaaactaaaggCATAGTATCTTTCTCATTCGTTTGAACAAAGCCTAAAATTAGAAAGcagaagagaaaagaaatatatactgattttaaaaaaatataaatggtgatCCCGCGGGGACGAGGGTGTGGAATAGATAAAAAGTGTTTTTAAACGGGGATGGGGAACAAATATGTCCCCATCTAACTCGCGGGGACGGGGATGAGAAATGCATTCCCCGTCCCGTCCCGTCCCGCTCCGCCCCGTTTGCATCCCTAGTTGCAAAGCAATGATTTAGCGTTGAGGACCCCATAGATATTAGCGTAAGGAGCATGTTAACTGTCAGGGCCGGTCCTGGACATAGGTTAGGAGTACGGCCGTTTAGGACCCAAAGCCAAAAGGggcccaaattttttattttatatgtagtaatgttttttttttgtaaatgtaGTTATGATACCCATTCAGATATAAAAATGgaccaaataatatgatattttaggtctaaaatggatccaaatttttattttaaatttttaaatattttttttttattaaggccTATTATCTCTTATTTCTTCTAGGTACAAAACAACCAACATTGAACCATCAACATTGAACCATGTAAAACGTTGGGAGAATATCGTCTCACATATTTAAGTAACCACATAAACGTGGATCAATGAGGGATCCTTACAAAAGGCATAACGATTAAGGACACGTGTCCAATAACAAGAAAAGGTTTGAAACATATGTTCCTAATCCGCAAAACACGCTATAACTTATAGAAAGGTGAAACAGGTGCAAAAGTGCATGAACACATGACCAATCAAACATTACCACGTGTAAACGTACCAAATCATAGAGTACTCTTCaattatctctataaatagtcatGGCAAAGAACCAATGTAAGGATTGGTTCGTTGGAAGGCCGATTTTACACATGCTCGATcttgctaatttttttttatatatatgttattaTCCGAATGTTTGGAACtaagttttatgtaaaaatataaaatttctcaaaaattaaactaaatttagAGTACAACCACTACCAATCCTTAATTTATCAAATTCTAAtcaaacagtaaaaaaaaaataaaaaaaaaaacctacatAAACAAACAAGTTATAAAGAAAAAagggaaataaaataaaaaatttaactacAGATATGTTTTGTAAATTTGGCCCCAAGAAGGCCTAACCTTTACCCTTCCTAAGATTTTCTTTTGCAAGGGAGATGGCTggctgcattaattatcataaCATGGTTTTAGACGAGAAGATGCATAAATATTAAAGACATCATCGACTTTTCTAGATCCATACATTCATTGGCCGAGTCAGGATATCTGGAGCTATTTAGCCCTAAGTAATTTTCTAAAGTCTGCTGGGCAAATTCTTTTTTGACCCCAATATGGTAAAACCTTTTGGTTTTAACATATTAACTTACACATTAACTTACACGGGTCCAGATATCTGTCCGGTCCGTCCCGATCCGTGTCTCTTGGGTTGGATTGAACAATGATAATTGTTATTAGGTCCAATCCTGTTAAAACTCACTTATTTTTTGAACGGATTTGgaattaataacaataacacAGGTCGGTCCAGCCCGGCCTGCCTATTAATTAAtagattttatatattttgtttcaaaaaaaaatagattttatatattgaatattTATTTGGAAAACGtacaaaataaaccttgtggttatacCCATTTTCGAACAGtatccatgtggtttaaaagtttacaaagtgGTActatgtacttcattccgttagcaaacacataccaaattgactaacggtgttaaaagtcaaagagcaaagagttaatttgatccttatatttatttatttttataaattgacccccttattatctaattatcacaaacaaaccccaaaataaaaaataaaaatcaaatataccatcttctccctctcttcttaattttttttttcttctttctctcctctctcttaatttctctctctaaaataaagCTATACCCATTAATACTTTCAAAATTTCTTATACATTttgatcatatatatatatatatatatatatatatatagaaattatACCAAACAATTTTTCTTGCATGTCTTTCTTTGCATATTAATTCACCACACAGCTCTTAATTTCTACTCCGACCCTTCCTCTCCCTATTATATAAATACACTCTTCTTCCCACTCCTCTCCTCACCACCCTTCTTTCATTTCATTTATGCCCTTAATTCAATGGCAGCACTTACTGATATTGTTTCCACTGTCTTCAATCACTCCATCCAAAACCACAAACTTTGTCATTCTTTTCTTTCAAACCCAGGTAACAGCTGGAAGAAAGGCTGCTGAACCTATGCAATGTGCTCATTTTGATGAGGTTTTTAGAATGATTTCAGAATTTGATCATTCTCAAACTGTTCAAATCAATGGCACCAATCTCACTGTTGCTCAGTCGGAGGAGTCAAGTCAAGCTTCATCTCGACGAAGCTACTGCTTGTGACCGTGTTGCAAAGAGCGCTGATTTGGTTTCTCTCAACATTTCTAGAGAACCGATACTTACGGTGTTACCATTGGTTTTGGTGCTACATCTCATCGGCGAACTCATAAAACTGCTGGCCTTCAGGCTGAGCTTATTCGTTTCCTCAGTGCTGGTATCATCGGAAAAGAGTTTCTTCCCACTAGATATTCCAAAGCTGCTATGCTGGTGAGAACCAATACACTTATGCAGGGCTATTCTGGTATTAGTTGGGAAATTCTTAATTCCATGGTCATGCTTATCAATCACAACttgatcatatatatatatatatatatatatatatatatagaaattttGAAAGTGTTGATGGTGGTAGCTTTATTTTAGTgagagaaattaagagagaaaaaaaagaaaaaacaaattaaagagagatgaagaagatggtatatttgatttttattttttaatttagggtttgtttgtgataattagataataagtgggtcagtttataaaaataaataaatataaggaccaaattaactcttttccctttgacttttaaaaccgttagtcaatttgatatgtgtttgctaacggaatgaagtacattgtaccactttgcaaacttttaaaccacatggatgctgttcgaaaatgggtataaccacaaggtttatttttatacttttccctatttagttttaagtattaaattttattttttataattaaaaagttatatatatatatatatatatatatatatatgtttagaTGGGTTACATGGACTGGGCTTGGacttgatttttaagcccgaatCCAGCCCGATCAGAACCTGCCTAAATTACTAATGGACTGGACTGATCTTGGACTGAggacttttataaaaaaacccGTATGGTCCAACCTGAACCCAAACAAGTCCGACCTATGATCAGGTCTAATTGACTACAAAATTAAAAGTGTCTAAATTAAAACCCTAAATAAGTACATTGTTGTTTATAAATTGAACATTTACCCTCGAAACCATTTGGTTGTAGCAGAGTGCTGAAATACCACTTAGACCaactttataaatttaattttaatttatataatcaaGTACTATTTTAAAGGCTATTCGGACTACACCACTGTTCTTCGCGGTGGTGCCAGAAACTGGGGGCTCTAGCAAACCGCCATAAAATTGGAAAATATTACATTTTGCACTTTCCAAGCACTTGGATGACATTCAGAAATTAGGCATTACTTTCCAATAATTAGGAAGGAGGAAAAGAGATGAAGTTTTTACCCTGGCCTTCTTCTCAGGCGTCGAAAGTTTAGAAAGACTCTTCGAGATGTCTGTGATTCCCAAATCCTTGCAAGTTAAATTTAAAAATGGAAAGAGAAGATAGAACATCAGTGAGTGAATTTCTATTTTCTCAACCTACAGAAAAtgaactcaaaaaaaaaaaagttacaggagaaggagaagagaagTTGAGCACCTGGAAGCGCTTCTTGTTTTCGTCAAGGCGCTGTTTACGAGCCTCCTCATATGTATTTGAAGGAGCATTATCCACTGCCATGTTTAAACACACCAGATTTTCGATGAAATGAAAAGGAAACCCAGGAGATGCATAGTCACCTTCCACCTTGGACTAACCACCTGACACATTGGTTTCCTTTTCTATAATTTGAATTTCGAATGCTTATAGGTAAATTACAcgcatgaccactgaactttattcaCTTTCACTTTCACGTTGtggttattaaattttaaaatgtaaCTTAAAGTCCATTCAATTTTAGACTTTCTAGCATTATTATTAGGGGTGCATATGGTCGGTTAACCAATCTATTAagattaatttgattgattaactATTTGATCGggttttttaaaacattaaccATATATTAGTACactaaattcggttaaccaattatttcgattggttaactttttttatttcgGTTTGTAACTATAGTAAATGAAAAAAGAATTCTAATTGTTATTGTGAGTGGGATGGCGGGTGAATAGCAAGTTGAAGAGATTAACGATGGAGAATGAGATGTGCGTGTATTATGTCTGTATGGACTGTAGACGGGAGAGTGAAGGAGATGAAGAAAGGGGCGACAGAAACTGACAATGATGAATTAAGTAAAAGTAGAATTTCAAAacgaaaaaaatgaaagaataattCGTGGATGTGTTCTAAGGAGGCGAACTCGGTGTGAATCCCTCTGGAGGATATTAGggataaatataatattaaggGTATGCATATTTTGACTCCCAATATGTACGAGGAGGCATGTACACATCATGCATGAGGTGTGTACAACAGGACAAAAATATAATGCGTAAGATCGTTGGAATCTCCCACAGTAAAATAAACACTCTTAGTTAAGCTAATGGTGATCATGGCCTATTCGGCTTGAAAACTAGACTAAATAAAACTATTTGATTTTTTGTGAAACGTATCAAACTGAACCAATTCGGCCCTGTTTgttaaagagcgttttgggataaaaagtgCGTTTTTaaccaactttagcggtttgaccactgaaaccgctgattgaagtgtttggtggagagaggtttgagagagagttttgggatgaaaacgcttattttgaaaaagctccttttatgagcttttttcaattagcgttttgcaatattaaaattaatggacttctttaaccctactTTTAGTTTACAggtcctaaaattaaaaaaagaaatgtccttattcgtctttttgcacaaacagctagtcaaatcagctaatgtaatcagctaacagctaattcccaaacagggcttTCATGTCAGTTCGATTCGACCCGTTTTGGTTCATGTCAGAACCAAACCACCTGTCAAAAATTAAATCATGTATGAATCCATTCTAAGAGGGAAAAAATAACCAGAACTGAATAGTCAAaccataagttttttttttttaatttcacattcatatttatatgtataattattgCTCTCTTAAAGAGGCTACCTAGGGCGGCACCACTGTACTCAATGGTGGTGTCGGAAACCGGATGGTTGCAGCTCCTGAACCCTCGGCTATCTCCACCCCCGAATCCATCCACTATTTTAGTCTTCTTAGTcctttgtctatttttttttaacttttaactGCTATATTTAGCATAAACAGACAGATAGAAAACCCTCAATCAAAATTCAGGAAGCCGTTGATGTATTAAgcattgattatattttacgcaaattGAAGGGTTATCTCAACACTTTATAcaaattgagtgaactaccgaAATACTTTCAAATAACACTAAACAGAAAAGTTTAGCAGCATCCATCCATAATAATGTTTCTCGATatcaaattaattaaagaaaCAAATTCATCAACTTGACGTTGACATTTCCCATTTACCCCTCGACATTCTTTTTCTAGTAAGAAAATAAACTGTTAGAAGTTCAAACCATTTAGAGGTGTTTAAAAACCGAAATGACCGAAATAACACATCAAAAGTTTAGAccactaaaataaaattgaaaattgtctTTTAATGTTTCTCGATatcaaattaattaaagaaaCAAATTCATCAACTTGACGTTGACATTTCCCATTTACCCCTCGACATTCTTTTTCTTACTCTAGTAAGAAAATAAACTGTTAGAAGTTCAAACCATTTAGAGGTGTTTAAAAACCGAAATGACCGAAATAACACATCAAAAGTTTAGAccactaaaataaaattgaaaattgtctTTAGACCCCTAAGAATGTCAGCCCAGTCAGTCCTcccatttttttttaagttatttaaatattttacattattatttctaaataaaattaaattttatatttattcaaTCAGGTAGTAAGTAAAACCTGAGTCAACTCAGAAGGAACGATTCCTGAATTATCCACTTCCCAAAACACTACTAAAATATAAAGCAAATTCTATATTCAGGACATCAAAAAACTTGCATTCTGTATTAGTGAAAGAGCTGTATGTATGCTATGTATGGGCACCACCCCTTCGGAGAGGTGAAACCGAAACCCAAACCAAAATTATAGTTTCCAAAAAGAAATAGGTTTTGGATCTAAAAGTTTCCACCTTTGTTACTCGCAATCACCTCCATTCTTCATATTCCAACCGAATGATCCGAAAAATGTTTCATCCGACATCCTTCTACTACTCTCTCCATT of the Euphorbia lathyris chromosome 7, ddEupLath1.1, whole genome shotgun sequence genome contains:
- the LOC136200681 gene encoding putative B3 domain-containing protein At5g58280; translation: MAVDNAPSNTYEEARKQRLDENKKRFQDLGITDISKSLSKLSTPEKKARQRLLKSKEVVEPRRSARARAAISYRDDVDIDLPPVRKKTRFSSSSCGRYAERQLDEFKVAAYEDRIQALKAAEEFQINLQSGKPSFVKSMLRSHVYKGFWLGLPAEFCKDHLPKKDLDMILEDENGSTYDARYLGNKNGLSGGWRGFALDHKIDDGDAVVFELVDSDKFKLNIFRAPSPLSSETQVDVAEEEGSAKATNASEDQNKLKPHSKQNSKKVKASKVSNHEISKPQNKSESEVISCDMNSSEKNGVIEENDGKDESLAVKTEVESLEENGKQKKHVVKSRKKPAPRLFRRRA